One Ostrea edulis chromosome 2, xbOstEdul1.1, whole genome shotgun sequence genomic region harbors:
- the LOC125680773 gene encoding sentrin-specific protease 5-like, with product MGIDLYEVDIRSLNPMRWLTDAVIDVVARRMKEQIPSKNVYILETFFAQKLLVKGKLNRRPLDMTGCNYLGVENVLAALDVDLEKGAILIVPISNMVHWYLAVLCAESRSIYFLCSMNGRYENEGASLKV from the exons ATGGGGATTGACTTATATGAAGTTGACATCCGGTCACTCAACCCTATGAGGTGGCTGACAGATGCTGTTATAGATGTTGTAGCAAG AAGAATGAAAGAACAAATCCCCTCAAAGAATGTGTACATCTTAGAAACATTCTTTGCACAGAAATTGCTTGTCAAAGGAAAGCT CAACCGTAGACCCCTGGACATGACAGGATGTAATTACTTGGGGGTGGAAAATGTCCTTGCTGCTTTAGATGTGGATTTAGAGAAAGGAGCCATCCTCATTGTACCAATCAGTAACAT GGTTCATTGGTATTTGGCTGTGTTATGTGCAGAGTCACGGTCCATTTACTTTCTCTGTTCCATGAATGGACGATATGAAAATGAGGGGGCATCATTGAAAGTGTAA
- the LOC125680117 gene encoding uncharacterized protein LOC125680117, protein MRQIKTAENNMAAMDCNVVDAPREKYVRKEEEKIRRRRREKLKRLSNKIKEIMEEEPDIPIMFLYTMNGKTEGQVSPWLRDICHDVAKQMTSASMEHHAEMLLSSKEYRTPTPEEDWRALLSVNAESTPESVLRRLLPLVLRGILKAKCIWKCKKPEGWPDDVNFQDPNRTINNHKISAEELRRVFICLQTSHNIDIEQGNGENPEDASVYLEKENLSTYTIERLLNKGKFSDVQSKLLKSNAPDVVASIVTTHYTTKMVREGFSSPKTFPLTLVQPSPAHLDLLCKVHGQIHIDHYVQQYERIIRSDSLGEVEEIYKLLDIRGNSDINKSFEEALMEPKGYKSASKPVIELERYRLPGMEKRV, encoded by the exons ATGCGCCAGATCAAGACCGCAGAAAACAATATGGCAGCGATGGATTGTAACGTGGTTGATGCGCCTCGAGAGAAATAT gttagaaaagaagaagagaaaatCAGGAGGAGAAGAAGAGAAAAATTGAAAAGACTTTCAAATAAG ATCAAGGAAATTATGGAGGAGGAACCTGACATTCCCATTATGTTTTTGTATACAATGAATGGGAAGACGGAGGGACAGG tcTCACCATGGTTGCGGGACATATGTCATGATGTTGCGAAGCAAATGACCTCTGCCAGCATGGAGCACCATGCTGAAATGTTGCTATCTTCTAAAG AGTATCGAACACCAACTCCAGAAGAAGACTGGAGGGCTTTGTTGTCAGTAAATGCAGAAAGTACTCCAGAGTCAGTGCTGCGGAGATTACTGCCTCTTGTTCTGAGAGGGATATTGAAAG CAAAATGTATTTGGAAGTGTAAGAAACCAGAGGGCTGGCCTGATGATGTGAATTTCCAGGACCCAAATAGAACCA TCAATAATCACAAAATATCAGCAGAAGAATTGCGACGGGTGTTCATTTGTTTGCAGACATCACATAATATA GACATTGAGCAAGGGAATGGAGAGAATCCAGAGGATGCCTCTGTCTACTTAGAAAAG GAGAACCTTTCAACATACACCATTGAAAGACTTCTGAACAAA GGGAAGTTCAGTGACGTTCAGTCGAAATTGTTAAAGAGCAATGCACCTGATGTAGTTGCATCCATTGTCACAACACATTACACCACTAAAATGGTGAGGGAAGGCTTTTCATCCCCCAAAACCTTTCCATTGACTTTGGTTCAACCCAG CCCAGCCCATCTGGATCTTCTGTGCAAGGTCCATGGGCAGATCCACATTGACCATTATGTGCaacag TATGAGCGCATAATACGGAGTGATAGCCTGGGGGAAGTTGAGGAGATTTACAAACTCTTAGATATAAGGGGAAATTCTGACATCAATAAGAGTTTTGAAGAAGCCTTGATGGAACCTAAGG GATATAAAAGTGCCAGCAAACCTGTGATTGAGTTGGAGAGATACAGACTCCCAGGAATGGAGAAAAGAGTGTGA
- the LOC125678274 gene encoding uncharacterized protein LOC125678274 isoform X1: MTHEQQLFFKPGSQVYLYFSLLLKMNMDLNHLESIFPSLVESGILLSSLAVIFVFWNHSCLDTSLLRLLKCHLPRCRNFCLVLTALVMMNNNLMKNFALTMDSCRIAVVALVVQISFWLQSKPVSNKCIGTQNIQIVDKSVGGSPVTHRDQASSASTCCRVGVPRYLLSPSSSSGPQSAVNIEEELRKPYVEAFRYLNDEKDVTNKDLVTAIQYLDTLNGGIEVHRGAANLNDAVDHIQWMRQKSRLDDSGLPREYSYEELRDIVVEGNGYSLEDFERVLEKCLENNGFLPSPKEFVEFHDDMKGIVQLEREVAEKSREVAETKREVAEKSREVAETKREVEEKNREVEETTQEVVKTRHKNKSLREMLQQKDQMLQQHREALKLERRRVREMERNPEGELQRRLRDLEEENRRLSAQSDRSVCKICRVEEVQVSFIPCNHLVSCRDCVNNLTEKVCPLCRQTIQKTVTVLLS, from the exons ATGACACATGAGCAGCAACTATTTTTCAAACCTGGCAGTCAAGTTTACTTGTATTTTTCTCTCTTGCTAAAGATGAACATGGATCTGAACCACTTGGAGTCAATCTTCCCTTCCCTTGTGGAGTCAGGCATCTTACTGTCCTCTCTGGCCGTGATTTTTGTCTTTTGGAATCACAGTTGTCTGGACACTTCACTGCTGAGACTACTGAAGTGTCACCTTCCAAGATGCAGGAATTTCTGTTTGGTCCTAACAGCACTTGTAATGATGAAcaataacttaatgaaaaattttGCTCTCACCATGGACAGCTGTAGGATTGCTGTTGTTGCACTTGTTGTCCAAATATCATTCTGGCTGCAGAGTAAGCCTGTCTCCAATAAATGTATTGGGACCCAAAATATTCAGATCGTCGACAAATCAGTCGGTGGATCCCCAGTAACACACAGGGATCAGGCGAGCAGTGCCTCCACCTGCTGTAGAGTCGGGGTACCTCGCTATCTCCTGTCCCCATCCTCCTCCTCAGGACCTCAGTCTGCAGTGAACATTGAAGAGGAGTTGAGAAAGCCTTATGTGGAGGCTTTCAGGTATCTTAACGACGAGAAAGATGTTACCAACAAGGATCTTGTGACTGCCATTCAGTACCTGGACACACTCAATGGAG GGATAGAGGTCCACAGAGGTGCTGCGAATTTGAATGATGCAGTGGATCACATCCAGTGGATGCGACAGAAGTCACGCCTGGATGACTCTGGACTTCCCCGGGAATACTCTTATGAGGAGCTCCGTGACATCGTGGTGGAGGGGAATGGTTATTCCCTAGAGGATTTTGAGAGAGTGCTGGAAAAATGCCTGGAAAACAATG GTTTTCTCCCCTCTCCCAAAGAGTTTGTTGAATTCCACGATGACATGAAAGGTATAG TCCAACTGGAGAGAGAGGTGGCTGAGAAAAGTAGAGAGGTGGCTGAGACCAAGAGAGAGGTGGCGGAGAAAAGTAGAGAGGTGGCTGAGACCAAGAGAGAGGTGGAGGAGAAAAATAGAGAGGTGGAGGAAACCACACAGGAAGTGGTGAAAACCCGACATAAGAATAAGTCACTCAGAGAGATGCTGCAGCAGAAGGACCAGATGTTACAACAACATCGGGAAGCATTAAAACTGGAGCGACGGAGAGTGAGGGAGATGGAGCGGAACCCAGAGGGCGAGCTGCAGAggcgactccgtgacctggaggAAGAGAATCGCCGTCTGTCCGCCCAGTCGGACCGTTCAGTTTGTAAGATCTGTCGCGTGGAGGAGGTCCAGGTGTCCTTCATTCCCTGTAATCACCTGGTCTCGTGTCGGGATTGTGTTAATAATCTCACAGAGAAAGTCTGCCCATTGTGTAGGCAGACCATTCAGAAAACGGTCACTGTGCTCTTATCTTGA
- the LOC125678274 gene encoding uncharacterized protein LOC125678274 isoform X2 has translation MTHEQQLFFKPGSQVYLYFSLLLKMNMDLNHLESIFPSLVESGILLSSLAVIFVFWNHSCLDTSLLRLLKCHLPRCRNFCLVLTALVMMNNNLMKNFALTMDSCRIAVVALVVQISFWLQSKPVSNKCIGTQNIQIVDKSVGGSPVTHRDQASSASTCCRVGVPRYLLSPSSSSGPQSAVNIEEELRKPYVEAFRYLNDEKDVTNKDLVTAIQYLDTLNGGIEVHRGAANLNDAVDHIQWMRQKSRLDDSGLPREYSYEELRDIVVEGNGYSLEDFERVLEKCLENNGFLPSPKEFVEFHDDMKVQLEREVAEKSREVAETKREVAEKSREVAETKREVEEKNREVEETTQEVVKTRHKNKSLREMLQQKDQMLQQHREALKLERRRVREMERNPEGELQRRLRDLEEENRRLSAQSDRSVCKICRVEEVQVSFIPCNHLVSCRDCVNNLTEKVCPLCRQTIQKTVTVLLS, from the exons ATGACACATGAGCAGCAACTATTTTTCAAACCTGGCAGTCAAGTTTACTTGTATTTTTCTCTCTTGCTAAAGATGAACATGGATCTGAACCACTTGGAGTCAATCTTCCCTTCCCTTGTGGAGTCAGGCATCTTACTGTCCTCTCTGGCCGTGATTTTTGTCTTTTGGAATCACAGTTGTCTGGACACTTCACTGCTGAGACTACTGAAGTGTCACCTTCCAAGATGCAGGAATTTCTGTTTGGTCCTAACAGCACTTGTAATGATGAAcaataacttaatgaaaaattttGCTCTCACCATGGACAGCTGTAGGATTGCTGTTGTTGCACTTGTTGTCCAAATATCATTCTGGCTGCAGAGTAAGCCTGTCTCCAATAAATGTATTGGGACCCAAAATATTCAGATCGTCGACAAATCAGTCGGTGGATCCCCAGTAACACACAGGGATCAGGCGAGCAGTGCCTCCACCTGCTGTAGAGTCGGGGTACCTCGCTATCTCCTGTCCCCATCCTCCTCCTCAGGACCTCAGTCTGCAGTGAACATTGAAGAGGAGTTGAGAAAGCCTTATGTGGAGGCTTTCAGGTATCTTAACGACGAGAAAGATGTTACCAACAAGGATCTTGTGACTGCCATTCAGTACCTGGACACACTCAATGGAG GGATAGAGGTCCACAGAGGTGCTGCGAATTTGAATGATGCAGTGGATCACATCCAGTGGATGCGACAGAAGTCACGCCTGGATGACTCTGGACTTCCCCGGGAATACTCTTATGAGGAGCTCCGTGACATCGTGGTGGAGGGGAATGGTTATTCCCTAGAGGATTTTGAGAGAGTGCTGGAAAAATGCCTGGAAAACAATG GTTTTCTCCCCTCTCCCAAAGAGTTTGTTGAATTCCACGATGACATGAAAG TCCAACTGGAGAGAGAGGTGGCTGAGAAAAGTAGAGAGGTGGCTGAGACCAAGAGAGAGGTGGCGGAGAAAAGTAGAGAGGTGGCTGAGACCAAGAGAGAGGTGGAGGAGAAAAATAGAGAGGTGGAGGAAACCACACAGGAAGTGGTGAAAACCCGACATAAGAATAAGTCACTCAGAGAGATGCTGCAGCAGAAGGACCAGATGTTACAACAACATCGGGAAGCATTAAAACTGGAGCGACGGAGAGTGAGGGAGATGGAGCGGAACCCAGAGGGCGAGCTGCAGAggcgactccgtgacctggaggAAGAGAATCGCCGTCTGTCCGCCCAGTCGGACCGTTCAGTTTGTAAGATCTGTCGCGTGGAGGAGGTCCAGGTGTCCTTCATTCCCTGTAATCACCTGGTCTCGTGTCGGGATTGTGTTAATAATCTCACAGAGAAAGTCTGCCCATTGTGTAGGCAGACCATTCAGAAAACGGTCACTGTGCTCTTATCTTGA
- the LOC125678274 gene encoding uncharacterized protein LOC125678274 isoform X3: MNMDLNHLESIFPSLVESGILLSSLAVIFVFWNHSCLDTSLLRLLKCHLPRCRNFCLVLTALVMMNNNLMKNFALTMDSCRIAVVALVVQISFWLQSKPVSNKCIGTQNIQIVDKSVGGSPVTHRDQASSASTCCRVGVPRYLLSPSSSSGPQSAVNIEEELRKPYVEAFRYLNDEKDVTNKDLVTAIQYLDTLNGGIEVHRGAANLNDAVDHIQWMRQKSRLDDSGLPREYSYEELRDIVVEGNGYSLEDFERVLEKCLENNGFLPSPKEFVEFHDDMKGIVQLEREVAEKSREVAETKREVAEKSREVAETKREVEEKNREVEETTQEVVKTRHKNKSLREMLQQKDQMLQQHREALKLERRRVREMERNPEGELQRRLRDLEEENRRLSAQSDRSVCKICRVEEVQVSFIPCNHLVSCRDCVNNLTEKVCPLCRQTIQKTVTVLLS; this comes from the exons ATGAACATGGATCTGAACCACTTGGAGTCAATCTTCCCTTCCCTTGTGGAGTCAGGCATCTTACTGTCCTCTCTGGCCGTGATTTTTGTCTTTTGGAATCACAGTTGTCTGGACACTTCACTGCTGAGACTACTGAAGTGTCACCTTCCAAGATGCAGGAATTTCTGTTTGGTCCTAACAGCACTTGTAATGATGAAcaataacttaatgaaaaattttGCTCTCACCATGGACAGCTGTAGGATTGCTGTTGTTGCACTTGTTGTCCAAATATCATTCTGGCTGCAGAGTAAGCCTGTCTCCAATAAATGTATTGGGACCCAAAATATTCAGATCGTCGACAAATCAGTCGGTGGATCCCCAGTAACACACAGGGATCAGGCGAGCAGTGCCTCCACCTGCTGTAGAGTCGGGGTACCTCGCTATCTCCTGTCCCCATCCTCCTCCTCAGGACCTCAGTCTGCAGTGAACATTGAAGAGGAGTTGAGAAAGCCTTATGTGGAGGCTTTCAGGTATCTTAACGACGAGAAAGATGTTACCAACAAGGATCTTGTGACTGCCATTCAGTACCTGGACACACTCAATGGAG GGATAGAGGTCCACAGAGGTGCTGCGAATTTGAATGATGCAGTGGATCACATCCAGTGGATGCGACAGAAGTCACGCCTGGATGACTCTGGACTTCCCCGGGAATACTCTTATGAGGAGCTCCGTGACATCGTGGTGGAGGGGAATGGTTATTCCCTAGAGGATTTTGAGAGAGTGCTGGAAAAATGCCTGGAAAACAATG GTTTTCTCCCCTCTCCCAAAGAGTTTGTTGAATTCCACGATGACATGAAAGGTATAG TCCAACTGGAGAGAGAGGTGGCTGAGAAAAGTAGAGAGGTGGCTGAGACCAAGAGAGAGGTGGCGGAGAAAAGTAGAGAGGTGGCTGAGACCAAGAGAGAGGTGGAGGAGAAAAATAGAGAGGTGGAGGAAACCACACAGGAAGTGGTGAAAACCCGACATAAGAATAAGTCACTCAGAGAGATGCTGCAGCAGAAGGACCAGATGTTACAACAACATCGGGAAGCATTAAAACTGGAGCGACGGAGAGTGAGGGAGATGGAGCGGAACCCAGAGGGCGAGCTGCAGAggcgactccgtgacctggaggAAGAGAATCGCCGTCTGTCCGCCCAGTCGGACCGTTCAGTTTGTAAGATCTGTCGCGTGGAGGAGGTCCAGGTGTCCTTCATTCCCTGTAATCACCTGGTCTCGTGTCGGGATTGTGTTAATAATCTCACAGAGAAAGTCTGCCCATTGTGTAGGCAGACCATTCAGAAAACGGTCACTGTGCTCTTATCTTGA